In Raphanus sativus cultivar WK10039 chromosome 5, ASM80110v3, whole genome shotgun sequence, the following proteins share a genomic window:
- the LOC108856394 gene encoding beta-D-glucopyranosyl abscisate beta-glucosidase — protein MVKFERVPLLLGLVLVLLLVGAKASEPVCRQAEKFSRASFPEGFLWGTATAAFQVEGAVDEGCRGPSMWDTFTKKYPHRCQNHNADVAVDFYHRYKEDIKLMRDLNTDAFRLSLAWPRIFPHGRMSKGISKQGVQFYHDLIDELLKNKITPLVTVFHWDTPQDLEDEYGGFLSGNIVKDFTEYANFTFHEYGHKVKNWITFNEPWVFSRAGYDVGKKAPGRCSPYIEEWGKHCEDGRSGFEAYQVSHNLLLAHAHSVEAFRACEQCAGGKIGIAHSPAWFEPADLESIGAPIERVLDFILGWHLHPTTYGDYPQSMKDRIGHRLPKFTEAEKRILKNSADFVGMNYYTSLFGANMKTGDSKNPSWTTDSLVQWESKTVDGYKIGSKPAGGKLDVYSRGMRKLLKYIKDNYGDPEIMITENGYGEDLGDLHNDVAVGTNDHNRKYYLQRHLLSLHEAICDDKVKVTGYYVWSLMDNFEWQDGYKARFGLYYIDFQNNLTRHQKVSGKWYADFLKPGFPTSKILREEL, from the exons ATGGTGAAGTTCGAGAGGGTTCCTTTACTGTTAGGGTTAGTTCTGGTTCTACTTCTGGTCGGAGCCAAAGCCAGTGAACCTGTCTGTCGTCAAGCTGAGAAGTTTAGCAGAGCTAGCTTTCCTGAAGGTTTCCTTTGGGGAACCGCAACCGCAGCGTTTCAG GTTGAAGGAGCTGTTGATGAAGGCTGCAGAGGTCCAAGCATGTGGGACACTTTCACTAAGAAATATCCAC ATAGATGCCAAAATCATAACGCTGACGTAGCTGTTGATTTCTACCATCGTTACAAG GAAGATATCAAGTTGATGAGAGACCTCAACACTGATGCTTTTAGACTTTCTCTTGCGTGGCCTCGAATTTTTCCTc ATGGAAGAATGTCTAAGGGAATAAGCAAACAAGGAGTCCAATTCTACCACGACCTCATCGATGAGCTTCTTAAAAACA AGATAACTCCACTAGTCACTGTATTTCACTGGGATACTCCTCAGGACTTAGAAGATGAATACGGTGGTTTCTTGAGTGGTAACATTGT GAAGGATTTTACGGAGTATGCAAACTTTACTTTCCATGAATACGGGCACAAAGTGAAGAACTGGATCACATTCAATGAGCCATGGGTGTTTAGTCGTGCCGGTTATGACGTCGGGAAGAAAGCTCCGGGACGTTGTTCACCATACATTGAAGAATGGGGAAAGCATTGTGAAGATGGACGGTCAGGATTTGAAGCTTATCAAGTCAGTCACAACTTACTCTTAGCTCATGCTCATTCCGTTGAAGCCTTCAGAGCATGCGAACAG tGCGCTGGGGGTAAAATAGGAATTGCACACAGTCCAGCTTGGTTTGAACCAGCCGACCTTGAGAGTATTGGAGCTCCCATTGAACGTGTGCTTGATTTCATCCTGGGAtg GCATTTGCATCCAACAACTTACGGAGACTATCCACAGTCGATGAAGGATCGCATTGGTCATAGATTGCCAAAGTTCACTGAAGCTGAAAAGAGAATCCTAAAGAACTCTGCAGATTTTGTCGGAATGAATTATTATACATCATTGTTTGGTGCTAATATGAAGACAGGTGATTCCAAGAACCCGAGTTGGACGACCGACTCCCTTGTTCAGTGGGAAAGTAAGACTGTGGATGGATACAAGATTGGTAGCAAG CCTGCCGGTGGGAAACTGGATGTGTATTCAAGAGGAATGAGGAAGCTTTTGAAGTATATCAAGGACAACTATGGAGACCCAGAAATTATGATTACTGAGAATG gATATGGAGAGGATCTTGGAGACTTACACAATGACGTCGCAGTTGGAACAAATGATCACAACAGGAAATATTATCTCCAGAGGCATCTTTTGAGTTTGCATGAAGCCATATg CGACGACAAGGTTAAAGTTACTGGATACTACGTGTGGTCTTTGATGGACAACTTTGAGTGGCAAGATGGTTACAAGGCTAGGTTCGGGCTTTACTACATCGATTTCCAAAACAATTTGACCCGTCATCAGAAAGTTTCCGGCAAATGGTATGCTGATTTTCTTAAGCCGGGATTTCCAACATCCAAGATATTGAGGGAAGAACTCTAA
- the LOC108861898 gene encoding TSK-associating protein 1, producing the protein MKISAMRMNFLVLSLSLCLVLSSFHDVSCQDDGAASRLNHLDLIEREYQDSVNALQGKEDKDQSSDIVTENQKNTTVTDQKTISLSLSDESEGTALSDSVDNSPQVGAVSDESVERSSLLDEIELEFEAHLNGLNQAASDGLKDESKDSEELSAERQKMLEEIEQDFEAASTSLKQLKTDEGNDEEQSAQRQSLLEEIEREFETATKHLEQLKVNDFTGDKDNEEQSAKRKSMLEEIEREFEAAIEGLEELKVSDSTGSKDDEEQSAKRLSMLEEIEKEFEAATKGLEQLMVNDSTGVKVEEEQDAKRQSILEEIERDFQAATDSLKQLQVESSSQDTEQTAKRQSMLDEIERDFEDAKRKSMVEEMEREFEDAIQGLQQIKSDDSRNNEEQSAKRKIMLEEIEREFEEAKSGMKQSSSITPEFLGLGQSGVCGCFNQDNAGLKQDEVASISISTKYSIEDILSEESELQGTETSSSLTKSLTQLVENHRKEKESHRSVVTSSSTSESAATSETVESLRAKLKEFRGLTARQLVTRQDFDKILVMAAAFEELSSAPISYISRLAKYRNVITQGLEASERVHIAKARATMLKETATEKQTFVDANFEEAKRLAQRGDALYVRIFAIKKLLKKLETEREAVDVEFKKVVKGLSHFLVDASEAYEEYHGAVRKAKEEQAAEEFAREAMESAQIIWVKFLSSL; encoded by the exons ATGAAGATATCGGCCATGAGAATGAATTTTCTTGTTCTGAGTTTGTCTCTGTGTCTTGTTCTTTCAAGCTTCCATGACGTTTCTTGTCAG GATGATGGTGCTGCTAGTAGATTGAATCACTTGGACCTAATAGAACGTGAATACCAAG ATAGTGTCAATGCTCTTCAAGGAAAGGAAGATAAAGATCAGT CGTCAGATATAGTGACTGAGAACCAGAAGAACACTACAGTGACTGATCAGAAGACTATTTCTCTGTCTCTGTCTGATGAATCTGAGGGTACTGCTCTCAGTGATTCAGTTGATAACTCACCCCAG GTTGGAGCTGTAAGTGATGAAAGTGTTGAACGTTCGAGTCTGCTGGATGAAATAGAACTTGAATTTGAAG CCCATCTCAATGGTCTTAACCAAGCTGCATCTGATGGTCTCAAGGATGAATCCAAGGACAGTGAAGAATTAT CTGCTGAAAGACAGAAGATGTTGGAAGAAATTGAACAAGATTTTGAAG CTGCTTCAACTAGTTTGAAACAACTAAAGACTGATGAAGGAAATGATGAAGAACAAT CTGCACAGAGACAAAGTTTGCTGGAAGAGATTGAACGCGAATTTGAAA CTGCTACAAAACATCTTGAACAACTAAAGGTTAATGACTTTACTGGGGACAAAGATAATGAAGAACAAT CTGCAAAGAGAAAAAGTATGCTTGAAGAGATCGAACGCGAGTTTGAAG CCGCTATTGAAGGCCTTGAAGAACTGAAGGTTTCTGATTCTACCGGAAGCAAGGATGATGAAGAACAAT CTGCAAAACGACTAAGTATGCTTGAAGAGATAGAAAAAGAGTTTGAAG CTGCTACAAAAGGTCTTGAACAACTCATGGTTAATGATTCAACCGGGGTCAAAGTTGAAGAAGAACAAG ATGCAAAGAGACAGAGTATATTAGAAGAGATCGAACGTGATTTCCAAG CTGCTACAGATAGCCTTAAGCAACTTCAAGTTGAAAGCTCCAGCCAAGACACAGAACAAA CTGCAAAGAGACAAAGTATGCTTGATGAAATTGAACGTGACTTTGAAG ATGCAAAGAGAAAGAGTATGGTTGAAGAGATGGAACGTGAGTTTGAAG ATGCTATTCAAGGTCTTCAACAGATAAAATCTGATGATTCCAGAAACAATGAAGAACAAT CTGCTAAGAGAAAGATAATGTTGGAGGAGATCGAACGCGAATTTGAAG AAGCTAAGAGTGGAATGAAACAGAGCAGTTCCATTACACCAGAGTTTCTTGGACTAGGACAGTCAGGTGTCTGTGGCTGTTTTAATCAAGACAATGCTGGTTTAAAGCAAGACGAAGTTGCTTCAATCTCTATATCAACAAAATATAGCATAGAAGATATCTTATCAGAAGAATCCGAACTCCAG GGAACAGAGACTTCTTCTAGTCTCACTAAGTCTTTGACTCAACTAGTTGAGAACCACAGGAAGGAGAAGGAATCTCATAGAAGTGTTGTCACTTCATCATCCACAAGTGAATCAGCAGCCACGTCAGAGACTGTAGAGAGCCTTAGGGCTAAACTGAAAGAGTTTCGTGGCTTAACCGCTCGTCAGCTCGTGACACGTCAAGACTTTGATAAGATTCTCGTCATGGCTGCAGCTTTCGAAGAGCTAAGCTCAGCTCCCATCAGTTACATTTCTAGGTTAGCTAAGTACAGAAACGTCATAACACAAGGACTCGAGGCTTCCGAGAGAGTCCACATCGCAAAGGCACGGGCTACGATGCTCAAAGAGACGGCCACCGAGAAGCAGACCTTCGTGGACGCTAACTTCGAGGAGGCTAAAAGGCTTGCGCAGAGAGGAGACGCGTTGTACGTTAGAATCTTTGCGATCAAGAAACTGTTGAAGAAGCTTGAGACAGAGAGAGAAGCTGTCGATGTGGAGTTTAAGAAGGTTGTGAAAGGTctttctcattttcttgttGATGCTTCAGAGGCTTATGAGGAGTATCATGGAGCTGTGAGGAAGGCGAAAGAGGAGCAAGCGGCTGAGGAGTTTGCGAGAGAGGCGATGGAGAGTGCACAGATCATATGGGTTAAGTTTCTTAGTTCTCTTTAG
- the LOC108861899 gene encoding uncharacterized protein LOC108861899 — translation MDEVRLSPLRQISVKSSSLSGRSTPRGSPRVHSARTPRREARSGGGGGAVQWFRSSRLVYWLLLITLWTYLGFYVQSRWAHDNENKVEFLRFGGKLRKDVVAVNVEKSKGMMMGSVANETSDALSSVAVKDDAGVSKRTDVSLSKKDDVASRRSLSSRRKPRKASRSSRGKQKATKVVAESKVLEDEQDPQLPMTNATYGNLLGPFGSLEDKVLEWSPHRRSGTCDRKSDFKRLVWSRRFVLLFHELSMTGAPISMMEMASELLSCGATVSAVVLSRRGGLMQELNRRRIKVVEDKGELSFKTAMKADLIIAGSAVCTSWIDQYMNHHPAGGSQIAWWIMENRREYFDRAKPVLDRVKMLIFLSESQSKQWLTWCEEEHIRLRSQPVIVPLSVNDELAFVAGIPSSLNTPTLSPEKMREKRQTLRESVRTELGLTDADMLVMSLSSINPGKGQLLLLESVALALAEREQEAHQRNHKGAARKEKVNPSKKHRLRGSSRQVQSVPLTLDNAVGRRKQELRLLLGSVGSKSNKVEYVKEMISFLSSNGNLSKSIIWTPATTRVASLYSAADVYVTNSQGVGETFGRVTIEAMAYGLAVVGTDAGGTKEIVEHNVTGLLHPMGRLGNKDLAHNLLFLLRNKEARLRMGIEGRRKVEKMYMKQHMYKRFVDVLVKCMRP, via the exons ATGGACGAGGTTCGTTTGTCGCCGCTGAGGCAGATAAGCGTTAAGTCTTCTTCACTCTCTGGGAGGTCTACTCCAAGGGGTTCACCTAGAGTTCATTCCGCTAGAACTCCTCGTAGAGAGGCCAGatctggtggtggtggtggtgcggTCCAGTGGTTTCGTAGTAGCCGCCTCGTCTACTGGCTGCTTTTGATTACTCTTTGGACCTATCTTGGCTTCTACGTCCAGTCTAGGTGGGCGCATGATAACGAAAACAAGGTTGAGTTTTTACGGTTTGGAGGCAAGCTGAGAAAGGATGTTGTTGCCGTAAATGTGGAGAAGAGCAAAGGGATGATGATGGGTTCCGTTGCTAACGAGACTTCCGATGCTTTGTCGAGTGTTGCTGTTAAAGATGATGCTGGTGTGAGTAAGAGGACGGATGTTAGCCTGAGCAAGAAAGATGACGTGGCTTCTCGGCGGAGCTTGAGTTCTAGGCGGAAGCCGAGGAAAGCTAGCCGGAGTTCACGTGGTAAGCAGAAGGCGACCAAAGTGGTTGCTGAGAGTAAGGTTTTGGAGGATGAGCAAGATCCACAGCTTCCGATGACAAACGCTACTTATGGTAACCTTCTTGGTCCTTTCGGATCTCTGGAGGATAAAGTTCTTGAGTGGAGCCCGCATAGACGGTCTGGGACTTGCGACAGGAAATCAGATTTTAAACGCCTTGTTTGGTCGAGGAGATTCGTCTTGCTTTTTCACGAGCTCTCCATGACTGGCGCTCCTATTTCGATGATGGAGATGGCTTCGGAGCTTTTGAGCTGTGGTGCAACCGTCAGTGCGGTGGTTCTCAGCAGGAGAGGTGGATTGATGCAAGAGCTCAATAGGAGAAGGATCAAAGTGGTTGAAGACAAAGGAGAACTCAGCTTCAAGACTGCCATGAAAGCAGATTTGATCATCGCAGGATCAGCAGTATGTACCTCATGGATAG ATCAATACATGAATCATCATCCAGCTGGTGGAAGTCAAATAGCTTGGTGGATAATGGAGAACCGAAGAGAATACTTTGACCGAGCTAAACCAGTGCTTGACCGAGTGAAAATGCTGATTTTTCTATCGGAATCACAGAGCAAACAGTGGTTAACATGGTGCGAAGAGGAGCATATAAGGCTCAGGTCACAACCAGTGATTGTTCCTCTATCTGTTAACGATGAGCTGGCCTTTGTAGCTGGGATTCCTTCCTCACTCAACACACCAACACTCTCTCCAGAGAAAATGAGGGAGAAGAGGCAAACACTACGCGAATCAGTCAGAACGGAGTTAGGATTAACAGATGCAGATATGCTCGTGATGTCGCTTAGCAGCATAAACCCAGGAAAGGGACAACTTCTCCTCCTTGAATCTGTTGCCTTGGCACTTGCTGAGAGAGAGCAAGAAGCTCATCAGAGGAATCACAAGGGCGCCGCTAGGAAAGAGAAAGTTAACCCCTCTAAGAAACATCGTCTAAGAGGCTCATCTCGGCAGGTGCAAAGTGTTCCTCTCACACTTGATAATGCGGTGGGAAGACGGAAACAAGAGCTTAGACTTCTTTTGGGATCAGTGGGTTCAAAGAGCAACAAAGTTGAATACGTTAAAGAGATGATAAGCTTCTTATCTAGCAACGGAAACTTATCTAAGTCAATCATTTGGACTCCAGCAACCACTCGTGTTGCTTCATTATACTCTGCTGCAGATGTCTACGTCACAAACTCCCAG GGAGTTGGTGAAACATTTGGGAGAGTGACGATAGAAGCAATGGCTTATGGACTTGCAGTGGTGGGAACAGATGCAGGAGGAACAAAAGAGATTGTGGAACATAACGTGACCGGTCTACTTCACCCAATGGGACGATTGGGTAACAAAGATTTGGCTCACAATCTCTTGTTTCTACTTAGAAACAAAGAGGCAAGGCTACGAATGGGGATCGAAGGACGAAGAAAGGTTGAGAAGATGTACATGAAGCAACATATGTACAAGCGATTCGTCGACGTTCTTGTCAAATGCATGAGACCATAA